From one Butyricimonas faecihominis genomic stretch:
- a CDS encoding Gldg family protein — protein MRIIFKIAKTELRDLFYSPIAWLILIIFTFQTGMLFSGTISEIVQSQSMGGIGSNLTLGIFGGQRGLFVAVQSYLYLYIPLLTMGLMSRELGSGSIKLLYSSPITNAQIILGKYCAMLIYGLILVGVLLVYGIYSVCTIENMDIPVFLTGLLGVYLLLCAYVAIGLFMSSLTSYQIVAAVGTLAVLAVLTYVKGMWQAVPFVREVTYWFGMTGRSDNFMFGMICSEDVLYFIVVVVLFLLMTIIRMQGRRQKVSWLTSLGKYAGVWGIAVVLAFVSSRPVFKCYYDATHTKANTLTPNSQEIINKLKGGLTITTYVNILDKYNWVGYPKEYNNDIRRFEQYTRFKPEIKMKYILYYDTIKNDYLERAFPGMSYEEKAKKVIEMEKLNPKKILTPEQIRAKIDLRTTEGNRTVRLLERESGEKTFLRLYDDREIFPSESEISAALKRMVMTLPTIGFLSGHGERETDRPGDRNYCMFTHLPMLRQALVNQGFNYKDVTLDQEIPEDINILVIAEMREAMTEAEKVNFDKYVARGGNLVIIGEPGRQDAMGAVMEPFGVKLVDGFLIQPEKPKDPEEEKKDNKDLGPFAGFVAQKQPIDLIVSQPTKDAVELSYAFGFMRPYYVAAMPTAAGLEYTTDKGFDVVPLFMSDSICWNELENTEIVDQEVVYNPAAGEVQKSYPLALALSRKMGEREQKIVILGDADCLSDGELTRGRSPLWTANSVIIQASFFWLSDGEVPIDVRRPYAIDRKLFVGETGAEILDYALLGVFPGLLLFLSLFIWLRRRGR, from the coding sequence ATGAGAATTATATTTAAGATAGCGAAAACGGAATTGCGGGATTTGTTTTATTCCCCGATTGCTTGGTTGATTTTGATTATATTCACGTTTCAAACGGGGATGTTGTTTTCCGGAACAATTTCAGAGATTGTGCAATCCCAAAGTATGGGGGGAATAGGATCTAATTTGACTCTCGGTATTTTTGGTGGGCAAAGAGGTTTGTTTGTCGCTGTACAGTCTTATTTGTATTTGTATATTCCTTTGTTGACAATGGGGCTGATGAGTCGGGAATTAGGAAGTGGTTCGATTAAATTGCTTTATTCTTCCCCGATTACGAATGCCCAGATTATTTTGGGTAAATATTGCGCCATGTTAATTTATGGACTGATCTTGGTCGGTGTTTTATTGGTTTACGGAATCTATAGTGTATGCACGATTGAGAACATGGACATTCCTGTTTTCTTGACGGGACTTTTAGGTGTTTATCTGTTGTTGTGTGCTTATGTAGCTATTGGTTTGTTCATGTCCAGTTTGACATCTTATCAAATTGTTGCTGCCGTGGGAACGTTGGCGGTACTTGCCGTGTTGACGTATGTAAAAGGGATGTGGCAGGCTGTTCCGTTTGTTCGGGAAGTCACTTATTGGTTTGGGATGACAGGGCGTTCCGATAATTTTATGTTCGGGATGATTTGTAGTGAGGATGTGCTTTATTTTATCGTGGTTGTGGTGTTATTCTTGTTGATGACTATTATCCGTATGCAGGGACGGCGACAAAAGGTCAGTTGGTTAACTTCTTTAGGTAAATATGCAGGAGTATGGGGGATAGCTGTCGTGTTGGCATTTGTTTCTTCTCGTCCTGTTTTTAAATGTTATTATGACGCCACTCATACGAAAGCAAATACGTTGACGCCTAATAGTCAAGAAATCATAAACAAGTTGAAAGGAGGATTGACAATTACTACTTACGTGAATATCTTGGACAAGTATAATTGGGTGGGTTATCCGAAAGAATATAACAATGATATTCGCCGTTTTGAGCAATATACGCGTTTTAAACCGGAAATAAAAATGAAGTATATACTTTATTATGATACAATAAAAAATGATTATCTAGAGCGGGCATTTCCGGGAATGAGTTATGAGGAGAAAGCGAAGAAGGTGATCGAGATGGAAAAATTGAATCCGAAGAAGATTTTAACTCCAGAACAAATTCGGGCAAAGATTGATTTGAGAACTACGGAAGGGAATCGGACTGTACGTTTGTTGGAACGTGAGTCTGGAGAGAAAACTTTTTTGAGATTATATGATGACCGTGAAATATTTCCTTCGGAATCGGAAATTTCAGCTGCTTTAAAACGGATGGTCATGACCTTACCCACGATTGGTTTCTTATCTGGTCACGGAGAACGGGAAACGGATCGCCCCGGAGATCGTAATTATTGTATGTTTACCCACTTGCCGATGTTGAGACAGGCATTGGTAAATCAGGGATTTAATTACAAAGATGTTACATTGGATCAAGAGATTCCTGAAGATATCAATATTTTGGTTATTGCTGAAATGCGTGAAGCAATGACGGAAGCGGAGAAAGTAAACTTTGATAAATATGTTGCTCGAGGAGGTAATTTGGTAATCATTGGGGAACCCGGTCGGCAAGATGCAATGGGAGCAGTGATGGAACCATTTGGTGTGAAGCTTGTGGATGGATTTTTGATTCAGCCAGAGAAACCGAAAGATCCTGAAGAGGAAAAGAAGGATAATAAGGATCTCGGCCCATTTGCTGGATTCGTTGCGCAGAAACAACCAATAGATTTAATTGTTTCGCAACCGACAAAGGATGCAGTGGAGTTATCGTATGCTTTCGGTTTTATGCGGCCTTATTACGTGGCAGCGATGCCTACGGCTGCTGGATTGGAATATACAACAGATAAAGGATTTGATGTTGTTCCGTTGTTTATGTCTGATTCAATTTGTTGGAACGAGTTGGAGAATACGGAAATTGTTGATCAAGAGGTTGTGTATAATCCGGCCGCAGGAGAGGTACAAAAATCTTACCCGTTAGCTTTGGCATTATCTCGTAAAATGGGAGAACGAGAACAAAAGATCGTTATTTTGGGTGATGCGGATTGCTTGAGTGATGGAGAACTTACTCGCGGTCGAAGTCCTTTGTGGACAGCAAATTCCGTGATTATTCAAGCTAGTTTCTTTTGGTTGTCGGATGGAGAGGTGCCTATTGATGTGAGACGTCCGTATGCGATTGATCGGAAGTTATTTGTGGGAGAGACAGGTGCAGAGATTCTTGATTACGCTTTATTGGGAGTTTTCCCGGGATTGCTGCTTTTCCTTTCCTTGTTCATCTGGTTAAGGAGAAGGGGACGATAG
- a CDS encoding PKD-like family lipoprotein, with protein MRKIHILFCLSFFLIFGCLEDEGNYDYYDIKEPKWHTDQPISVYATEHNVMKLRGHDAFRWDTDSVSREREVRYEWKLNDVVIATEADIDIPVDSVIKWTKMEELCATDKWVRGSFTVIDKEFETRFMKVVSFFITPYRSNGDWFVLTEKEGEGECYFVKRTYNREELKDEFELQDSFSEINALSISGKPVFLGYTRTAKNVGPMGSVTIMTDEVAYEVDAATFELHSELKDLFGGGVPSGFSPVARVDAWEAYKGTGLCTFLANKDGKLYRRQLSKNNLGGMFINTPYELDEKGYKITEFGTRLYGFTSIPCWDEKNNRLIMIAFASKQAGSGWGDPSYLATSLIPLKNNGSLTDCPPVWGFENGTKVLNMGYMKSAMLNFTTSLNVYSVIYNDASGKTWCGEFIMNPSDGSIVQSVAPMFPFYPEGADSRVVECPVRISDDALILVTCSSSNAKAKNQVVYTDGNHVNYLLVASEYASKSMITDFPEKVTYIGYGTSDVGAIGKYDLLVVGGENGTLKFYDISDRDRPKCVETMTFDGKITMAKEMATGVTGVDEY; from the coding sequence ATGAGAAAGATTCATATATTATTTTGTTTGTCGTTTTTTTTGATATTTGGTTGTTTAGAGGATGAGGGAAATTATGATTATTACGACATTAAGGAGCCTAAATGGCATACAGATCAGCCAATAAGCGTGTATGCGACAGAGCATAACGTGATGAAACTGCGCGGACATGATGCTTTTAGATGGGATACGGATTCTGTTTCGAGGGAGCGGGAAGTACGCTATGAGTGGAAGTTGAATGATGTGGTTATAGCTACAGAAGCAGATATTGATATTCCGGTGGATAGCGTAATTAAATGGACAAAGATGGAAGAACTTTGTGCTACAGACAAATGGGTAAGAGGTTCATTTACTGTTATCGATAAGGAGTTTGAAACTCGTTTCATGAAAGTGGTTTCTTTTTTTATAACACCGTATCGTAGTAATGGAGACTGGTTCGTTTTAACAGAAAAAGAAGGTGAAGGAGAATGTTATTTTGTAAAAAGAACATATAATCGGGAGGAATTGAAGGATGAATTTGAATTGCAGGATTCTTTTAGTGAAATAAATGCATTGTCAATTTCCGGCAAACCTGTTTTCTTGGGATATACTAGAACGGCTAAGAATGTGGGACCGATGGGGTCGGTTACGATTATGACTGACGAGGTTGCTTATGAAGTGGATGCCGCTACGTTCGAATTACATTCCGAACTGAAAGATTTGTTCGGAGGAGGAGTCCCGTCCGGGTTTTCTCCGGTTGCGAGGGTTGATGCGTGGGAAGCTTATAAGGGAACTGGGTTATGTACTTTTTTAGCCAATAAAGACGGTAAGCTTTACAGACGGCAATTGTCAAAAAATAATTTGGGAGGGATGTTTATCAATACTCCTTACGAATTGGATGAAAAAGGGTATAAAATTACGGAATTCGGTACCCGTTTGTATGGATTTACCTCAATTCCTTGTTGGGATGAAAAGAATAATCGGCTGATTATGATTGCTTTCGCTTCGAAACAGGCTGGAAGTGGCTGGGGAGATCCCTCCTATTTGGCGACGAGTTTGATTCCTTTAAAAAATAATGGTTCGTTAACGGATTGTCCTCCGGTTTGGGGATTTGAAAATGGGACTAAAGTATTGAATATGGGATATATGAAGAGTGCAATGTTGAATTTTACGACAAGTCTTAATGTATATTCTGTAATTTATAATGATGCATCAGGAAAGACTTGGTGTGGGGAGTTTATAATGAATCCGTCTGACGGTTCTATAGTGCAGTCTGTTGCTCCGATGTTTCCTTTTTATCCTGAGGGAGCGGATTCTCGTGTAGTAGAGTGCCCTGTCAGGATTTCTGATGATGCTTTGATATTAGTTACTTGTTCGTCATCTAATGCAAAAGCTAAGAATCAAGTGGTATATACGGATGGCAATCATGTGAATTATTTACTTGTTGCTAGCGAGTATGCGAGTAAGTCGATGATTACGGATTTTCCGGAAAAGGTGACCTATATCGGATATGGAACCTCTGATGTCGGTGCGATAGGTAAGTATGACTTGTTAGTTGTCGGAGGTGAAAATGGCACGTTGAAGTTTTATGACATCTCGGATAGAGATCGACCGAAGTGTGTGGAAACAATGACGTTTGACGGAAAGATAACCATGGCGAAAGAGATGGCCACGGGAGTGACGGGTGTAGATGAATATTAA
- a CDS encoding DUF4843 domain-containing protein — MMKRYLYFMIMLMFLSFFSCNEDDIKVFDGQAQLYFDKFYMNALQPGTEGADSTVMSFFFYPDDTKTIEAEVVVNYSGLPLTADIPFGLKVISEGTTANEDEYDLDDQYVFHAKPLLEGQLDIQDTIKIRLNLSERLKKMEKGVRLFVELVPGEGIGLGQYERRRAVIISSYVAERPDWWKENGEVELTLLGKFSNTKYKLFVEHADPGMTMDEKMIEERPDLAIGLVLKFKEWLIANPGQKDEYGNDITVVI; from the coding sequence ATGATGAAAAGATATTTATATTTTATGATAATGTTGATGTTTTTGTCCTTCTTTTCTTGCAATGAAGATGATATAAAAGTTTTTGATGGGCAGGCTCAGCTTTATTTTGATAAATTTTATATGAATGCCCTTCAACCGGGAACGGAGGGGGCAGACTCGACTGTGATGTCGTTCTTCTTTTATCCCGATGATACGAAAACAATAGAAGCTGAGGTGGTTGTGAACTATTCCGGATTACCGTTAACGGCAGATATTCCTTTTGGTTTAAAAGTGATAAGTGAGGGAACAACGGCTAATGAAGATGAGTATGATTTGGATGACCAGTATGTGTTTCATGCAAAACCTCTGTTGGAAGGGCAATTGGATATTCAAGATACGATAAAGATTAGGTTGAACCTGTCCGAGCGGTTAAAAAAAATGGAGAAGGGGGTACGGTTGTTTGTTGAGTTAGTACCAGGTGAAGGGATTGGCTTGGGACAGTATGAACGCCGTCGTGCTGTGATAATTTCTTCTTATGTGGCAGAAAGACCGGATTGGTGGAAAGAGAATGGTGAAGTTGAACTTACGCTTTTAGGGAAGTTTTCCAATACAAAATATAAGCTTTTCGTTGAACATGCTGATCCCGGTATGACAATGGACGAAAAGATGATAGAGGAACGTCCGGATTTGGCTATCGGATTGGTTTTAAAATTTAAAGAGTGGCTGATTGCCAATCCCGGACAAAAAGATGAGTATGGTAACGATATAACAGTTGTGATTTAA
- a CDS encoding ABC transporter ATP-binding protein: protein MEESIVKVEHLSHRYSVQWAIRDINFEITKNGIYGLLGSNGAGKSTTMNIMCGVLKQTEGDVYIKGISISQNPVEAKRHIGFLPQVPPLHPDLTVEEYLEFCAELRHIPEREVKKAVREVMGRCGISHFAKRVIHNLSGGYQQRVGIAQAIIHNPELVIFDEPTNGLDPNQIVEIRHLIKEIAEERTVILSTHILPEVQATCDYIRMIEQGNMVFSGTVEEFDNYIQPNTLVVSLGALPLVADIQALPGVVRVEELGGPRFRIQFSDVKEAINSIVEASYTRDWQLMELQQEKSSLDTIFAELSKK, encoded by the coding sequence ATGGAAGAATCAATTGTAAAGGTGGAGCATTTGTCCCATCGCTATAGTGTGCAGTGGGCGATTCGGGATATTAATTTTGAGATAACGAAAAATGGTATTTATGGGTTACTCGGCTCCAATGGAGCCGGGAAATCCACGACCATGAATATCATGTGCGGGGTGTTAAAACAGACAGAGGGGGATGTTTATATAAAGGGAATCAGTATTAGCCAGAATCCTGTTGAAGCGAAACGACATATTGGCTTTTTGCCGCAAGTGCCGCCGTTACATCCGGATTTGACTGTGGAGGAGTATCTGGAGTTTTGTGCGGAGTTGAGACATATCCCGGAGCGGGAGGTGAAAAAAGCGGTGCGGGAAGTTATGGGTCGTTGTGGTATTTCTCATTTTGCGAAACGGGTTATTCATAATTTATCCGGAGGTTATCAGCAACGGGTAGGGATAGCCCAGGCTATTATTCATAACCCGGAATTGGTTATTTTTGATGAGCCGACGAATGGATTGGACCCGAATCAGATTGTCGAGATTCGTCATTTGATTAAAGAGATAGCGGAAGAACGAACTGTGATTCTTTCTACTCATATCTTGCCGGAAGTGCAAGCAACTTGTGATTATATCCGGATGATCGAACAGGGAAATATGGTTTTTTCCGGAACGGTGGAAGAATTTGATAATTATATACAACCGAACACGTTAGTCGTTTCGTTGGGAGCACTCCCGTTGGTGGCTGACATACAGGCTCTTCCTGGGGTTGTTCGTGTAGAGGAGTTAGGTGGCCCGAGGTTCCGTATTCAATTTTCAGATGTCAAGGAGGCAATAAATAGTATTGTGGAAGCTAGTTATACGCGCGATTGGCAATTAATGGAATTACAACAGGAGAAAAGTTCGTTGGATACCATTTTTGCCGAGTTGTCCAAGAAATAG